The DNA region TCATCCTTAGATACCTGGGTGGGATGAGGCCAAAGGTAGAAAAGGTAAGGACAGAACTTTTCTAGAATCATAAGACAGACAAAGTCCACAGAGCCCATGTTTGGGCATTGCTCCCAATCTGGCCTACTTTCTGGTGGCACCTGACTCAAAATACTATCTGGACCACAGAGACTGTTGTGAATATCCTTTGCCTGCTTTCTGGGTTTCTCTCTCATCATCTCTAATTCTGTTCTGAATGGAATAAGTAGCCATCTTGGTAGAGGAGTTTATCTTTCAGGAACAGCCTAAAAGAGCTGAAATCATTCACCCAGTTATGGTTTAGGTTTGAAGGAAACTCCACAGACACCCTTTCTCCTATTGTacctcaagaaaagaaaaggccaacaCAAACAATACATATGGCTATCATCATTGCTTCTATCTTCTGGTGGTGTGGCCACTGCAGTTTTGGTTATCCAGAGTTTTGCTTTATCCCCAAAGCTGATCCACAACTGGGCTCTTCCTGGGCTCAACTATTGACACCCTATGACTAGGGTCATAGGGTGTTGATAGTTACTTCTCTTGAGCAACCCCAAGATACACAGTATGGTGAAAAGAAAAGTAGACTGGCAGTCAGCGAGTAAAAAATCCCAGTCCCAATCATGCTACTCTCTATGAATCTTTACCTTTCAACCTCAGCTTTTTgttctatattttcaaatgaaggatTTGGATTAGAGCAGTGTTTTTCAATCTAAACTATCCTGCATACCAAGCACAGTATTTCAGATTCTCTACCGTGGACCATAAAAGTAAAGGAGAGAAACCCAGTGAAACCTATGTCAGACTTTTGCCCTCCCGAACTGAAGgataataaatgtgttttttttgttgtttttgtttttttaaagtaactaagAGAAGGGGGTGAGAAGGAAACAAAACTACAATTGCTAttgccaaggggtgggggaaTTGCTTTGGTTAGCTCTAAGATTCTATGGTTTATTATAGCTATCGACCTCTGAACCCAGATGAACTGATTATCTGATCTTTAGGAAATTTCCACCAGAGGGCAGTGTGTCTAAATTTGAGGGAAAGGGAGGCTCAAAAAGGAGGGGGGCaatgggtgggtgggaaggaaaggaaaaacagaaaggggaaaaaaaatgagtagaCTCTAATCTTGCCTCAATTTAGGAAAAAGAACCTGGCAACTTGAGCTCCATTCAACAATGGCCCAACCTGAGCTCCATATAAAATGGCAGagttttttaaagaagtgaaaatattttctttgattctCCTCAGTGCCCTGCACACCCCCTAGTCACAGGAGTGCAGATGCGgggaggcccagaggagcaggctGTCAGCAGCCCTACAAGTCCATCTACGCTGAAGTCCCCATACCAACCACCTTACTCTTCAGCCAGTAGCTGCCTCCCATGTGACCATTCACCCGACTGGCACCGTGGCTGGAGTCAGGAGAGATATATGCTCTGATACAACCCAGGGAAACAGAATggaaagcaggaaggaagagaaacacaTTCAGACAGACATGCTTCACTGAACACCAGAAGCACAGATACACTTACATGCAAGAGATGAAACTGTCCAGCTCCCACCAGGcatagaaaaaaggaaggaggtgAGAAAAGAGTGGAGAGTACAGAGTCTGGGTCTAATCCCTCCTGGATAGGTCACCTGGTCAGGAAAGAGCAGGGGAGAAGAGAGATGTCCAGTAGCTACAGCAAGATGCACAGGCACACTAAGCAAGTTCTGAAACCAATTGCAGCCATAAAGAATAGcgacacaagggcttccctggtggcgcagtggttgagagcctgcctgccgatgcaggggacacgggttcgtgccctggtccgggaagatcccacatgccgcggagcagctgggcccgtgagccatggccactgagcctgcgcgtctggagcctgtgctccgcaacaggagaggccacaacagtgagaggctcgcgtaccgcaaaaaaacaaaaacaaaacaaaacaaaaaaagaatagcgACACAAGGGATCATATATTCCTGGGAAACATTCCATCCCTTTGTCCTAGAGTCAGTGTATCCTCTACCAGAGCCCCTCCCCTTGGGATTGTGTATTACCGAAGGCTGAATCCCCAGCCCGCAGGCTAACACAGTCTGACTGTTCAGAATTTGCAAAATTCAGTTATGAGTTTTATCACTGAATGATCTTTCTTTATGCTTTTGGGCTCTTGGCATAAGATGGGTATTTGAAACCCTAAAGACCTATCTCACTTAAGACCCCTGCCTCATACAACAGTAAGGTGAGATCGGTACTTAGTCCCTTACATAAACCATATCTTGAACATCACAGTGTGGCCATCTTGGGGTGGCTTGCGACTTACCAAACTACTCCTAGGCAATCTAACATCTCTGCTTTTATACAGTGTATATCTTGGAGCTCTGCATATGATTTCCTTTGAAAAAAGGTTCCcatgctaaaaacaaaaatatgaaatccACAAAGTAGGTAGGTAAGGGGTAGGAAATGGTTGAGGTCATCTCCAAACCTAATCctgtttattattttacaatGGTCATTCCTAAGGGACAGGAAGAAGGCAGATCCTTCCTCTGACATCTAAGTCATGTCTTAGATGGCTAAACACTCATActtaaagaaaagatggaaacTTTGGAGCCCTAGGCTCTTTGCTGGGTAATACCTATTTTCCCACTCAGCCCCAAAGAAAGAAGCCATCTTTCATCCTCACCTTTCCTCGGATCAAGGCTTTGAAAGCAATTCGTGCAATTAGGTAGGACCAGATGACATGCAGAACCTGTAGGATCAGGAGAAGGCCATTGAAGAGCCACCAGGACGGATAGGGCCCGATCATCTCCCAACTCTCAAAGAGGGTCGTGTTCAGAATCCTGTAAGAGGGAGGCCAATGGTCAGATTCCAGAGTCAAAGCCAGACAGATAGGGATGAAGCTGAATTCCCTGGAAAGCAGAACCTTGTGTTTTCTCCCCATACCTTCTATCAGTTGAAGTTCCAGAGATATTCATCCACagtgagaaaagaataaagaaaggggCCCATGGAGTTTTCTATCTTTAGGGATAAGGAAAGATATAGAAATCTTAGCAACTGATAGAATAAGTCGTATTattaatcacttcaaatatacaGAGTTTCACAAGTTTGGGACACCAATTTTAATCATAATCCTAGGAATTACTCAGATCCTCAGGCACATATAGGACAGCTGGTAGCTGATTCCCTCAGACTAAGGAGAATCTCCAACCCACAGAGTCAATGACTTTGTATCATAAAGTAGTGAGTGTAGAAGTGAgagtggtgtatgtgtgtgttggtcAGGGTGGGAGACAGGGTATAGAGCAGGAAAACAAGCAAGAGCCTGAGAATTTTGTAATCAGTACAAAAGAAGGCAAAGGAATTACTTAGGCATAAAATGAAGACTGCTCCTCAGAGATGAGTCAGGCGAGCCACAGCTAAGTGAGTTGGATGCTCTCAGTCTAGATTACACCTCACTAGAAATATTGTGCAAGGGAAATGAGGTCCTTTGAGAGTCCATAAAGGGTCAGGTTAGGTCAAGGAAGAAGCAGAGCAATATTTAGGGTTAGGGAACCTTGGTGGTCTGTTCCCTCAACTGGTGAAAGGTATCACCAGTTTATGGCTACGTATCTACCATAGCTCCACAGCCCTACCACTTACCAGAATGGATAGATTCCTAGACGAGTCACCACAAAAATAGCACTGAAGATCACAAAAAGGGTGTCACAGAGACGCTGATACTTGGCATAATTGGCCAGCTTGGCTGCCTGGAGAAAGGAAGATAAGAATTGAGCTGGGGAGAAAGCCAGTTCTCAGGAGGGAAAGTAAAGAAAGAGGAATAGTGAGGAAAGGGGGGTTGGGGTCTTACCTCCAGCAAGAAGTCTGAGGCATCATGTAGACACATGACCAGAGTTCCCACTCGAACCATGTTGTTGATGTAGGAGAAGGTAATGAGCCCAATGGTGGCCAAGTGATGCACAAACATGATCAGGAAGTCCTAggaaggaatggaaataaaacaggCAGGTAAAGGCAAGGCCATAGAGCTGCTGGCCAACTCAATGTCCTGCATTGTTCTCAGAAGGTCTTATTCCACCCCTTAGAAGTTCCATTTTGTTTAAATTCTCCCTCAGGGAGCTGCCTAACATTTGACCCAAAACTCTCTACGTCAATGACTGACCCATAATCTACGTTAATATAGctcaaaacacagaaaagaacaaTTTTCTTTGGTAGTTGCAGAACATGTACAGCTTGGATGCTGAGCTGACACTTGGAAATAATTTCCCAGGTGGTAGTCAGGCATACAAGCCTTAGACATTTCAGATATCCTTGAAAGTCTAAGACTCTTCTGCTTTGATGAAGGAAATTTCAACCAAAGGGACCTAACAGAAAGGGGAGGTTTGTGAAGGGGGCAAAGGTAAACTATTCCAAAACATTTCAGAGACATGCTAAACAATCCATCTTACTACAAGCACTTCCTGCTTTCAGATTTAAAGCTCAAACTTCCTCTTGGGTTCAAATGCCAAGGTTAGCTCTGGAGAAATCTCTAAATACCTGAGTTATCAGACATATCTAATAAATACTTCCCAGCCCagtgagggagagaggatggGAGAGGGCAGGTAAATCTGCATCAGAGAAGCAAGGATATAAAGTCTGTGCTCTCCACAGAGACAGATACAATGGTACATTTTAGCTCTTGAGTTGGGGATGAGTTTACAAATACACGTTCTAGAATGTTTTAAAACCAACATATGTATTACAAACCTTTTTATATGCgtcatgtattaaaataaaattttagtaagGAGACCTGTGTCTACTAATCATAGGAGGGTGAAAGGCATCTGAATTGTGTATCAAGCTTCTAGGTTACACAACAACTAATAACCCAGATCAATTTCAATCCATTCCCACAAAGGCTAACCCTGATTTTCCTTACCAAAGATAACCACAAGTTAGTGATAGATTAGGGTTAGAGCTGCTGGAACTGCATTATGTCAGGTGGACACCAATAAAAGGTGAAGATTCTGCCCTTTCTGTCTGCTTATAAAAAACTTCAGTCATTTCCAACTTTGCCACTCTGTGGGCAAGTCAACTCACTTCTCTGAATCTTCGTTTCCTAAACAGTAAGTAAAGGGTAAACTAAATCATCCTAAACCCCTTCCAACTGACATTCTTTAAGTAAGTGGGGTCACCAAGAAGGGAGAACAGAGAGGGAACAAGGGTCCCTAATGCCAAACAAAAGCCAGATCTAGCTTTTCTGGAATCAAGGCCTTTCCTGGATCAGGCCTTACTATCCCTACGTTCTGAGCTTAGGAACTAAGCTCAGACTAAGTTTCCTGAGCTTTGTATATGTAAGAACCttggagaaaatgaggaaaagggtATGCTTCTTAGACGGTTAACTGTTTTCATCCTGGGCTGCCCTGAATGCCTCAAATATACTTCATCATTAGTCAGGTCTCACTTCTGAGAACATTACAAAGAGCTAAAAGTCCCATTAAACCTACTTTCTCCCTCTTTTGTGGTCCCAATCAGGGCAGAGAATCTATCACAATGACAATAATGATGATAGCTGCTGGAAAGGAGGATGCAATAAGTCAGGGAGTTGAGGGAGCCAATGTCCTTACctttcttttaatgtctgtaaACTGAGAAAACATAAGAGACCAATAGAAAGCCA from Pseudorca crassidens isolate mPseCra1 chromosome 11, mPseCra1.hap1, whole genome shotgun sequence includes:
- the CERS5 gene encoding ceramide synthase 5 isoform X3 produces the protein MLASRTVVLIRPNLMPSLKRCSYLLPRWRFTFYLCIFCYGVRFLWSSPWFWDTRQCWHSYPYQPLTNGLYYYYIMELAFYWSLMFSQFTDIKRKDFLIMFVHHLATIGLITFSYINNMVRVGTLVMCLHDASDFLLEAAKLANYAKYQRLCDTLFVIFSAIFVVTRLGIYPFWILNTTLFESWEMIGPYPSWWLFNGLLLILQVLHVIWSYLIARIAFKALIRGKVSKDDRSDVESSSEEEDMTSSTKGPCGRSSSNGAGRVNGHMGGSYWLKSKVVGMGTSA